The Plutella xylostella chromosome 9, ilPluXylo3.1, whole genome shotgun sequence genome has a segment encoding these proteins:
- the LOC105386602 gene encoding inner nuclear membrane protein Man1 yields MADQVDSMSDAELRTKLAEHGYPVMPITASTRKLLVKKLKLVLDNKTKPRNNTDSKADNRRSLARYSSGEESDLDTTNNGKEKRGRRATTGGAMLPPASSKARRGTPKKDSPVKRDSDKGSESEEEKSPVRTREEVETVTTRRVTRTYAKDADDYETGSDSDVDTDRKTATPFRSSSRSSDYISSTLPTVDAATSPPKSSIFSRPSISPTGFASTLSPSEQLTSIRTRLGLTTNLSDRPAASTYTPSFSTTTYRPSTSTIDEVESPYLSNFTRRLSALKADPLKATSLLDRDTNNGSSLPPRRSYVSSVSRSEVGDYKSTSDKKFLKNNVVSLALVGIAALFFFCLFFMYIVKKNDITSVVDDQNSVIPICQLNIPGNRPGINCVPKEQVSYAKDLLKVIHPELTVRAAAFRCGKPNALPYLTEREILDMASARTDSIDLSQCRTDLNNLQVLLVHNPRWGLSVVQLKNVYTKDAEYTPLTSTDVVVRERNKGSVAIVITEPSTPLTCLVVNTLYSAGSTLIIVVLLSVLIIGVQKAWKYYQSYQKKKSDEIYSMVEQIIDVISQETEDSGDPYISIDHVRDTLISPPNREKMQSIWDAAVKFIQKNESRVRMEVQSVDGEDCRVWRWISPHGSPKRSATWQGQAFEFQEGSVNNLTVSPTPCLKIRSMFDKNDTNPNLRSVIQEAILEKCGEAKILHIDVERASCCVYVKCASQADAGVVYRSLHGWWYEGNLITVKYLRLERYMQRFPDAPSNGPYLTRKRNPW; encoded by the coding sequence ATGGCCGATCAGGTTGACTCAATGTCAGATGCCGAGCTCCGGACGAAATTGGCGGAGCATGGGTACCCTGTTATGCCCATCACAGCATCTACAAGGAAGCTGCTAGTGAAAAAGTTAAAACTAGTGCTTGACAACAAAACTAAACCCCGTAACAACACTGACAGTAAAGCTGACAACAGGCGTTCCTTGGCACGTTATTCCAGCGGTGAGGAATCTGACTTAGACACTACGAATAATGGGAAGGAGAAGCGAGGACGGCGCGCCACCACCGGCGGGGCCATGCTGCCGCCGGCCAGCAGCAAGGCCCGCCGCGGGACGCCCAAGAAGGATTCCCCCGTAAAACGTGACTCTGACAAGGGCTCTGAATCTGAGGAAGAAAAGTCGCCGGTTCGTACTCGCGAGGAAGTAGAAACAGTGACCACCCGCCGTGTCACGCGCACGTACGCTAAAGACGCAGATGACTATGAAACAGGTTCAGACAGTGATGTTGACACGGATAGAAAAACAGCAACACCATTTCGCAGCAGTTCAAGGTCAAGTGACTATATTTCTAGCACATTGCCGACAGTTGATGCGGCTACTAGTCCCCCCAAGTCATCTATTTTCTCTCGGCCTTCCATATCTCCTACGGGCTTTGCCTCTACATTATCTCCTTCTGAGCAACTAACCTCTATTAGAACTAGGCTGGGGCTGACTACAAACTTATCAGACCGTCCAGCTGCCAGCACCTACACACCAAGTTTCTCCACTACAACATACCGGCCATCCACTTCCACTATTGATGAAGTTGAATCTCCATATCTCAGTAACTTCACTCGTCGCTTGTCAGCTCTAAAAGCAGACCCATTGAAAGCCACTTCACTGCTTGACCGTGACACTAACAATGGATCAAGCTTGCCTCCGCGCCGGTCCTATGTTTCAAGTGTTTCCAGATCTGAAGTTGGTGACTACAAATCAACTAGTGACAAgaaatttttgaaaaacaatGTGGTGTCACTTGCTCTTGTTGGCATTGCtgcacttttttttttttgcttattttttatgtacatAGTTAAGAAAAACGATATCACTTCTGTGGTGGATGACCAGAACAGTGTTATCCCAATTTGTCAGTTGAACATTCCTGGCAATAGACCTGGCATCAACTGCGTGCCCAAGGAACAAGTGAGCTATGCAAAAGATTTGTTAAAAGTTATACATCCAGAACTGACAGTGCGGGCCGCTGCATTTAGATGTGGAAAGCCTAATGCTCTCCCTTATTTGACTGAAAGGGAAATTTTGGACATGGCAAGTGCTCGTACTGATTCCATAGACTTGAGCCAATGTCGCACTGATTTGAACAATTTACAAGTACTGCTGGTCCACAACCCTCGCTGGGGACTCAGTGTTGTCCAGCTCAAAAATGTGTACACTAAAGATGCAGAATACACCCCTCTCACTTCAACTGATGTTGTAGTCCGTGAACGCAACAAGGGCAGTGTTGCAATTGTCATCACCGAGCCATCCACTCCCCTGACTTGTTTGGTAGTAAACACCCTCTACTCTGCTGGCTCCACCCTCATCATAGTAGTATTGCTCTCTGTCCTTATCATTGGTGTTCAAAAGGCATGGAAATACTACCAGAGCTACCAGAAAAAGAAGAGTGATGAGATCTATTCCATGGTGGAACAAATTATTGATGTCATCTCCCAAGAAACAGAGGATAGTGGTGATCCCTACATTTCCATTGATCATGTTAGAGACACTTTGATTTCGCCTCCGAACCGCGAGAAAATGCAATCCATTTGGGACGCGGCTGTGAAGTTCATACAAAAGAATGAGAGCCGAGTTCGCATGGAGGTGCAGTCGGTGGACGGGGAGGACTGCCGCGTGTGGCGGTGGATCTCGCCGCACGGCAGCCCCAAGCGCAGCGCCACATGGCAGGGGCAGGCGTTCGAGTTCCAGGAGGGCTCTGTGAACAACTTGACGGTATCCCCGACTCCGTGCCTGAAGATCCGCAGCATGTTCGACAAGAATGACACGAACCCGAACTTGCGCTCGGTGATCCAGGAGGCCATACTGGAGAAGTGCGGGGAGGCGAAGATCCTGCACATTGATGTGGAGCGCGCGTCGTGCTGCGTGTACGTGAAGTGCGCGAGCCAGGCGGACGCCGGCGTGGTGTACCGCTCGCTGCACGGCTGGTGGTACGAGGGCAACCTCATCACCGTCAAGTACCTGCGTCTCGAGCGGTACATGCAGCGGTTCCCTGACGCCCCCTCCAACGGACCCTATCTGACCCGGAAACGCAACCCTTGGTAA
- the LOC105386601 gene encoding 2-oxoisovalerate dehydrogenase subunit beta, mitochondrial: MSGLVTNGSVLLTRFVSRFNGCTKRLSSHFTYFPDNGKPIEGETTKMNMMQAINSALEITLKTDDSAVLFGEDVAFGGVFRCALGLQDKFGKERVFNTPLCEQGIAGFGIGLATAGATAIAEIQFADYIFPAFDQLVNEAAKARYRSASQFECGALTVRAPCGAVGHGGLYHSQSPEAFFSHAPGLKVVVPRGPISAKGLLLSCIRERDPCVFLEPKILYRSATEEVPDVDYTIPLGKAQVLREGDAATLVGWGTQVHVLLEVAEMARTNLGLACDVIDLQSILPWDEETVCNSVKKTGRALIAHEAPLTSGFGAELAATIQEECFLHLEAPVARVAGWDTPFPHVFEPFYLPDKWRCYQALVDLVRY, encoded by the exons ATGAGTGGTTTAGTGACAAATGGGAGTGTCCTGCTCACAAGATTCGTGAGCCGCTTCAATGGATGTACAAAAAGACTTTCTTCACATTTTACTTACTTTCCTGATAATGGGAAACCAATTGAAG GTGAAACCACCAAGATGAATATGATGCAAGCCATCAACAGTGCTCTGGAGATCACATTAAAGACTGATGACTCGGCTGTGTTGTTCGGGGAAGATGTTGCCTTTGGTGGAGTCTTCAGATGTGCTTTAGGATTGCAG GATAAATTTGGCAAAGAGAGAGTGTTCAACACTCCACTTTGTGAGCAGGGCATTGCAGGCTTTGGCATAGGCCTGGCCACGGCTGGAGCCACCGCCATCGCCGAGATACAGTTTGCAGACTACATATTCCCTGCTTTTGATCAG CTAGTGAATGAGGCAGCCAAGGCTCGCTACCGCTCAGCCAGCCAGTTCGAGTGTGGAGCCCTGACAGTCCGTGCTCCGTGCGGTGCCGTGGGGCACGGGGGCCTGTACCACTCACAGAGCCCTGAGGCATTCTTCTCACATGCACCGGGACTTAAG GTGGTAGTGCCGAGAGGGCCGATCTCGGCGAAGGGCCTGCTTCTGTCCTGCATCAGGGAGCGAGACCCCTGCGTCTTCTTGGAGCCCAAGATCTTGTACAGATCCGCCACGGAGGAGGTGCCCGATGTCGACTACACCATACCGCTGGGGAAGGCACAGGTGTTGAGAGAAG GCGACGCGGCGACGCTGGTGGGGTGGGGCACCCAAGTGCACGTGCTGCTGGAGGTGGCCGAGATGGCGAGGACCAACCTCGGGCTCGCGTGTGACGTCATCGACCTGCAGTCCATACTGCCGTGGGACGAGGAGACCGTTTGTAAT TCGGTGAAGAAGACGGGGCGAGCTCTGATCGCGCACGAAGCCCCCCTCACCAGCGGCTTCGGCGCTGAACTCGCAGCCACTATACAG GAGGAGTGTTTCCTTCACCTGGAGGCCCCCGTGGCGCGCGTGGCCGGGTGGGACACCCCCTTCCCGCACGTGTTCGAGCCCTTCTACTTGCCCGACAAGTGGCGATGCTACCAAGCCTTGGTGGACCTTGTGCGCTATTGA